A window of Mycobacterium bourgelatii genomic DNA:
CAGGTCGGCCTCGGTTTCGATGAAGGGTGCCTCCGCCACCAATTTTTCGGCTTCGGCGATCGCTGCGGTGAACGGGTCTGAGACAGAACTGACGGCCATTGGTAGTCAGGGGCGCGGTGTCCACAGTGTGGATCCGTTTCCCCATCCCCCTTTCAATCCGTGCGTGCGATTTTCCCGCACACGGCTTACCGATGATCTTCTAGACATGGTTACGCAGCCTTTGGGTAGCGGATGGTGCCACCAAGCCGGTGCAGGCCGTGCCCGTTAAACCACTTCTCGGTCCACTGATCTGCTTGTCCAGCACGCAGATTGCGGCCCCGCTTCTTGACCATCAAGCGGAACAGCCGCCACCAGACGTACCGGTCGATCTGGCGGAACTTCTCAGCGGCATTACCGGTACGAAAGTAGTTTCCCCAGCCGCGAAGAATCGGCGTCAACTCCGCGATCACATCACGGATATCGAGACCGACCCGGGTACGACCGGTGCGATCGCGCACCTTGGCCCGCAACCGGGCCATCGCCGCTTGGCTGGGCCAACGGTGCAAGTAGTAGCGGATCACTCGCTTTTGCTCCCACAGCCGTCCCGACATACGCGCCCGGAAATGACAACCCAGAAAATCCAGGCCCTCACGTCCTGCCCGCAGGTCAACCACCTTCGTCTTCTCCGGATGCAGCCGCAACCCCAACGACGCCAGGACTTCTCCCACCGCCGCCAAAGCGTGCTCAGCTTGCGCCGCCGTGCGGCACAACACCACACCATCATCGGCGTAACGCACCAACTCACCCACCCCACGGGCAGCGAGTTCAGTGTCGAGCACATGCAGATAGATATTGGCCAACAACGGCGAGATCACCCCGCCCTGCGGGGTGCCCGCGACCGTCCGCTGGGCCACCCCCTCGACCAACACCCCTGCTTGCAGCCACAAACGCAGCAGTTTGAGCACCCGCCGATCCGAGACCCGCCTACCCACCTCGGCAAGTAGACGCTCGTGGTCGATCTCGCCGAAGAAATTAGCGATATCGAACTCGACCACAAACACCTGGCCCTCGATGAACCCGGTCCGCAAGCGTTCCTTAGCCATCACCGCCGACCGCCTCGGCCGAAACCCATACGAGCACGGCAAAAAAGTCCGCCTCGAAAATCGGTTCCAACACGATCTTGGCCGCCGCCTGAGCCACCCGGTCTCGCACCGTAGGAATCCCCAACGGCCGCTTACCACCTCGTGGTTTCGGAATCTCCACACGCCTGGCTGGCGCGGGAAGATACACACCCTCGCGAAGGTCACGACGCAACTCGCGCAACATGCGGTCCACGCCGTAGTCCTCCACCGCGGCCACGGTGATCCGATCCACCCCGGCGCCCCCTTGTTCTTACGCACCCGCTCCCACGCCTCCCACAGGACGTCACCCCTGTAGATACGGTCATACAGGGCGTGGAAACGCCGACCCTCAGACTGCTTGGCCGCAGCCCATAGCACCCGTTGCAGTTGTTGCACTTTCACCGGCGACACCACCAACGGTTCGTCGTCGGCTACGGCAAGCGAAGGCCTGCCGGGGTAGTTGGACCGAGTCACCTCGGTCATGCCCTGATGCTTACCCGCTTCGCGCGCGTGATCAAAGCAGGGGCCCTTCCCTCCCGGCGTGTCTCTCACGCCGATCAGCGGTACTACGACCCCCTCGGACTCCCGCTGCCCTCCAAAGGATTTCACCATCGGCTTATACCTTTGGTCTTTGCCCGACGCAGGCTGGGCAGACGGGCCTCTCCTGTTCCCGACTGAACTATGTGCACGTGCCGCTCCCCGTACCCCGGAAGGACCCGCCAAGCTGACCCCGGACCAGGGCTCGACGGACATGGCCTTCGCCGTGACATGAGCGGCTCGGCTCCTACGTTGTACATCTTGACGAGGCTGCAGGACTCGCGCCTAATGGCACTACGGCCCGCACACTTGCTCCCCCCAAAGAGGCTTTTGACACCCCGCTTAGCCCGCCGCTTCTCAACGACGAACCGGGGCCTGCTACCCGGCGCTCCGGTACCTACCGGGACGGGACTCTCACCCGCTAGTTCAGTCCAGCTTGCAGGACGCAACACGCACTCGACGCTAGAACGTGTTCCTATTTTGAGTCAACCGCGAACATTCTCGCGTGTCGCCAGCACCGGCTAAGGACGAAGCATCCTCACCAGTCTGACTAGGAGGTGCACTCGTTGGCCAGCGTGATCAGAAGCTGTCGCTGGTGCGGGTGCCGGTTGAGGTAATCGATCAAATCGGTGCCCGACCCAGCCTGGTCCTGAAGCGTGGCCTTCACGTCGGGATGCCGGTCCAGGTAGTTCTGGATCTGTTCGGACGCCGTTTGACCCACGGTTGTCTCGCACGCGTTGGCGACCGGTACCGCAATCAATGCCGAGGCGACGACGCTCAACAGCCCACCAGCTAGCACGCCTTTCATGACGGTCATCGGATTGCTCCTTCTCTACGGTTGGCCCACACCAGCCCGCCATATCGAGGCTACGCGGGAGAAGGGAGACGCGGCAGTGGCATTAGCTGGCTGTTAGCGCCCGAAACCGGGCATTCGCTCAGACGCAAAAAGATGCGGCGGCGGCCCCCCACGCCGCCGCCGCCGCACCTTCCCACGCCTGACCCGCCGACCCCGACGTGCCCCCCACGACTTGCTATTTGGGGCTGACCCCCGCACCGAAACTTTGACGAGGACTCAAACGTCCGACGGCGTAACCGAATACGCCGTCGGATTGTGTCCCCCTCAGAGCCCGATCCCCACGTGTCACGCTAGAACACCAGCAGCGATCTCACTGGCGTTTGACGAAATCCGCAGAAAATTAGCGGGTAGCCGCGGCTTCGCTCTCTTGCTCGCGTTTGATTTCCAAGGCGATGTCGATCAGCTGGTCTTCCTGCCCGCCGATGAGCTTGCGCTGGCCGGCGCGGTGCAGCAATTGGTGTGCCGGCACACCATAACGCTCGGACTGGCGAACGGCGTGCTTGAGGAAGCTGGAGTAGACCCCGGAGTACCCCATGATCAGCGCGTTGCGGTCGAGCAGGCATTCGGCGGGCATCGCCGGCCGCACCACGTCCTCGGCGGCGTCGGCAATGTCGAAGAAGTCGATACCGGTCTTCACCCCGATCTTGTCGAACACCCCGATCAGGGCCTCGACCGGCGCGTTGCCAGCGCCCGCGCCGAACCGGCGCACGCTGCCGTCGATCTGCTTGGCTCCGGCGCGTACCGCTTCCACCGAGTTGGCCACGCCCAGGCCCAGGTTTTCGTGCCCGTGGAAACCGACCTGAGCGTCGGAACCCAACTCCGCAACCAACGCCGACACCCGATCGGCCACGCCGTCGAGCACCAGGGCGCCGGCGGAGTCGACGACGTAGACGCACTGGCATCCGGCGTCGGCCATGATGCGGGCTTGCGCGGCCAGCTTCTCCGGCGGGATCGTGTGGGCCATCATCAAGAACCCGACGGTTTCCAGCCCCAGGTCGCGAGCCAGCCCAAAGTGCTGAATCGAGACGTCGGCCTCGGTGCAGTGGGTCGCGATCCGGCAGATCGACCCACCGTTGTCTTGCGCCTCTTTGATGTCTTCCTTGGTTCCCACACCCGGCAACATCAGGAACGCGATCTTGGCGTCTTTCGCCGTCTCTGCGGCGAGTTTGATCAGTTCCTGCTCGGGTGTCTTGGAAAAGCCGTAGTTGAACGACGAGCCGCCCAGTCCGTCACCGTGGGTCACCTCGATGACCGGAACGCCGGCGGCGTCCAGGGCGCTCACGATCGCGCGAACTTCGTCCTTGGTGAATTGGTGCCGCTTGTGGTGTGAGCCGTCGCGCAGCGACGTGTCGGTGATCCGAACGTCCCACGCTCCTTCAAAATGTGGCCAGTCATCGTGCGCCTCCCGCCACTGACAAAGTTTCTTTGGCGATCTCTTCGCCGACCTTGGTCGCCGCGGCCGTCATGATGTCGAGGTTGCCCGCGTACGGCGGCAGGTAATCGCCGGCGCCTTCGACCTCGACGAACGTGGTGACCACAGCCCGTCCGCCGGAGTTCAACGACGGCTCGTCGAACTGCGGCTCGTTGAGCAACCGATAGCCGGGCACGTAGGTCTGCACCTCGGCCACGACGTCGTGAATGGACTTCGCGATCGCGTCCCGATCGGCGTCCTCCGGAATCGCGCAGAAGATCGTGTCGCGCATGATCATCGGGGGGTCAGCCGGGTTCAGGATGATGATCGCCTTGCCGCGCTCCGCCCCACCGATGGTCTCGACACCGCGCGAGGTGGTCTTGGTGAACTCGTCGATATTGGCCCTGGTTCCCGGCCCCGCCGATACCGATGCCACCGACGCCACGATCTCCGCGTAGGGAACGCTCACCACCCGGGACACCGCGTACACGATGGGGATGGTCGCCTGTCCTCCGCAGGTGATCATGTTGACGTTCGGGGCGTCGAGGTGCTCGCGCAGGTTTGCCGGCGGAATGACGGCAGGACCGACGGCGGCGGGCGTCAGGTCGATGGCGCGGATCCCGGCGGCTTCGTACTTCGGCGCCGCTTCTTTGTGGACGTAGGCGCTGGTCGCCTCGAACACCAAGTCGGGCTTCTCCGGCTGCTCCAGCAGCCAGTCGACGCCTTTGTGGCTGGTTTCCAGGCCCAGCTTGCGCGCCCGCGCCAAGCCTTCGCTGTTCGGGTCGATGCCCACCATCCAACGCGGTTCCAGCCAGTCGGACCGCAACAGCTTGTACAGCAGGTCGGTACTGATGTTTCCCGACCCGACGATGGCCACACTCGCCTTCGACGGCATGTTCATCACTCCCTTATTTGAAGGCTATTCGAACGTCAGACGGACGGCACCTAGCCCAGTGAAATCGGCGACGAACTCGTCGCCGGGGTTCGCATCCACAGCGAAGGTGCATGACCCTGGCAACACCACGTCGCCGGCCTTGAGCCGGACCCCGAAACTCTCCACTTTCCGAGCCAACCAGGCCACGGCGGTCGCCGGATTGCCCAGCACGGCGTCACTGCGGCCCTGGGCGATCTCCTCGCCATTGCGCGTCAGCACCGCATCGATCCCCTGGATGTCGACGTCGCCCGGCTTCACCCGTGCCTGGCCCAGCACGAAACCTCCCGCCGACGCGTTGTCGGCGATGGTGTCGCAGATTTTGATTTGCCAGTCTTTGATCCTGGTGTCGATGAGCTCGATGGACGGGACCAGGGCTTCGGTGGCGGCCAGGACGTCCTCTTCGGTGCATCCGGCGCCCGGCAGGTCGGCGGACAGGATGAAGCCCACCTCGACCTCGACGCGGGGGTAGAGGTATTTGCCGCTCTTGACCGGGGTGTCTTCGAACACCTGCATGTCGTCGAGCAGGTGGCCGTAGTCCGGCTCGTTGACGCCCATCATCTGCTGCATGACCGGCGACGAAAGCCCCACCTTGTGCCCCACCACGCGTGCGCCCTCGGCCACCCGCCGCCGGATGTTGATCAGCTGGATTTCGTAGGCGTCGACGACGTCGATGTCCGGGTTCGCGGCCGTCAACTGGTCGATGGGCTCACGGCTTCGCTCGGCTTGGGCCAGGTCGGCGGCCAAGCGTTCACGCGTCTCAGCAGTGAGCATTTACCGAAGTCCCTTCGTCGTTTTGACCGGGTAAGTAGCGCCTGGCCCGGGCAATTCTATAACGTGTTCTACATGACAGCACAGGACTACGACGTCGTCGTGGTCGGAAGCGGCGGCGCCGGCATGGTAGCCGCCCTTACCGCCGCGCACCGAGGTCTTTCGACAGTAGTCGTCGAGAAGGCTCCGCACTACGGCGGTTCAACTGCGCGTTCGGGCGGTGGGGTCTGGATCCCCAACAACGAAATCCTCAAGCGCGCCGGCGTGCACGACACTCCCGAGGCGGCCCGTACCTACCTGCACGGCATCATCGGCGACATCGTCGAACCGGAACGTATCGACACCTACCTCGAACGTGGCCCCGAGATGCTTTCGTTCGTGCTCAAGCACACGCCGCTGAAGATGTGTTGGGTACCGCGCTATTCCGACTACTACCCTGAGGCCCCGGGCGGCCTCGCCGAAGGCCGCTCCATCGAGCCCAAGCCGTTCAACGCGCGCAAACTCGGCCCCGACGAGGCCGGTCTGGAGCCGCCGTACGGCAAGGTGCCGCTCAATGTGGTCGTGATGCAACAGGATTACGTGCGGCTGAATCAGCTCAAGCGGCACCCGCGCGGTGTGCTGCGCAGCCTGAAAGTCGGCGTTCGCACCATGTGGGCGAAATCGACCGGCAAGAACCTGGTCGGAATGGGCCGTGCGCTCATCGGTCCGCTGCGAATCGGGTTGCAGCGAGCGGGTGTTCCGGTGCTGCTCAACACCGCGCTCACCGATCTGTACGTCGAAGACGGTGTGGTGCGCGGGATCTACGTGCGCGATACCCAAGCAGCGGAGTCCGTCGAGCCGCGGTTGATCCGCGCCCGGCGCGGCGTCATCCTCGCCTCCGGCGGCTTCGAACACAACGAGCAGATGCGAATCAAGTACCAACGTGCGCCCATCACCACCGAATGGACGGTCGGCGCCAAGGCCAATACCGGTGACGGCATCATCGCCGGCGAAAAGCTGGGCGCCGCATTGGATCTGATGGAAGACGCCTGGTGGGGCCCGACGGTGCCGCTGGTGAACGCGCCGTGGTTCGCGCTGTCCGAGCGCAATTCGCCCGGATCGATCATCGTCAACATGTCCGGTAAGCGGTTCATGAACGAATCGATGCCGTATGTCGAGGCGTGCCACCACATGTACGGCGGGCAATACGGTCAAGGACCTGGGCCCGGCGAGAACATTCCGGCCTGGCTGGTTTTCGACCAGCAGTACCGTGAGCGCTACATTTTCGCGGGATTGCAGCCCGGGCAACGTATTCCGCGTAAGTGGCTGGAATCCGGGGTCATCGTTCAGGCCGACACGCTCGAGGAGCTGGCGGCGAAGGCCGGACTGCCGGCCACCGAATTTGCCGCGACCGTCGAGCGTTTCAACGGATTCGCACGATCGGGTGTCGACGAGGACTACCACCGCGGCGAAAGTGCCTACGACAAGTACTACGGCGATCCCACCAACAAGCCCAACCCCAACCTTGGTGAAATCAAGCACGCCCCGTACTACGCAGCCAAGTTGGTGCCGGGCGACTTGGGGACCAAGGGTGGCATCCGCACCGACGTGCACGGGCGTGCCCTACGCGACGACGGCAGCGTCATCGAAGGCCTCTACGCCGCAGGCAATGTCAGCGCACCGGTGATGGGACACACCTATCCCGGCCCAGGCGGCACCATCGGGCCGGCGATGACATTCGGATATCTGGCCGCACTGCATTTGGCCGAACAGGAGGGTGCTCGCTGACATGCCAATCGACGTAGACGTCGCGCTGAACGCTGAGCTGGAGCCGATCGAATTCTCTTGGTCCAGCACCGATGTGCAGCTTTATCACCTGGGTCTGGGCGCTGGGGCGGATCCGATGGATCCCCGCGAGCTGCG
This region includes:
- a CDS encoding 2-keto-4-pentenoate hydratase; translation: MLTAETRERLAADLAQAERSREPIDQLTAANPDIDVVDAYEIQLINIRRRVAEGARVVGHKVGLSSPVMQQMMGVNEPDYGHLLDDMQVFEDTPVKSGKYLYPRVEVEVGFILSADLPGAGCTEEDVLAATEALVPSIELIDTRIKDWQIKICDTIADNASAGGFVLGQARVKPGDVDIQGIDAVLTRNGEEIAQGRSDAVLGNPATAVAWLARKVESFGVRLKAGDVVLPGSCTFAVDANPGDEFVADFTGLGAVRLTFE
- a CDS encoding reverse transcriptase domain-containing protein, with the translated sequence MAKERLRTGFIEGQVFVVEFDIANFFGEIDHERLLAEVGRRVSDRRVLKLLRLWLQAGVLVEGVAQRTVAGTPQGGVISPLLANIYLHVLDTELAARGVGELVRYADDGVVLCRTAAQAEHALAAVGEVLASLGLRLHPEKTKVVDLRAGREGLDFLGCHFRARMSGRLWEQKRVIRYYLHRWPSQAAMARLRAKVRDRTGRTRVGLDIRDVIAELTPILRGWGNYFRTGNAAEKFRQIDRYVWWRLFRLMVKKRGRNLRAGQADQWTEKWFNGHGLHRLGGTIRYPKAA
- the kstD gene encoding 3-oxosteroid 1-dehydrogenase, with the protein product MTAQDYDVVVVGSGGAGMVAALTAAHRGLSTVVVEKAPHYGGSTARSGGGVWIPNNEILKRAGVHDTPEAARTYLHGIIGDIVEPERIDTYLERGPEMLSFVLKHTPLKMCWVPRYSDYYPEAPGGLAEGRSIEPKPFNARKLGPDEAGLEPPYGKVPLNVVVMQQDYVRLNQLKRHPRGVLRSLKVGVRTMWAKSTGKNLVGMGRALIGPLRIGLQRAGVPVLLNTALTDLYVEDGVVRGIYVRDTQAAESVEPRLIRARRGVILASGGFEHNEQMRIKYQRAPITTEWTVGAKANTGDGIIAGEKLGAALDLMEDAWWGPTVPLVNAPWFALSERNSPGSIIVNMSGKRFMNESMPYVEACHHMYGGQYGQGPGPGENIPAWLVFDQQYRERYIFAGLQPGQRIPRKWLESGVIVQADTLEELAAKAGLPATEFAATVERFNGFARSGVDEDYHRGESAYDKYYGDPTNKPNPNLGEIKHAPYYAAKLVPGDLGTKGGIRTDVHGRALRDDGSVIEGLYAAGNVSAPVMGHTYPGPGGTIGPAMTFGYLAALHLAEQEGAR
- a CDS encoding acetaldehyde dehydrogenase (acetylating), which encodes MPSKASVAIVGSGNISTDLLYKLLRSDWLEPRWMVGIDPNSEGLARARKLGLETSHKGVDWLLEQPEKPDLVFEATSAYVHKEAAPKYEAAGIRAIDLTPAAVGPAVIPPANLREHLDAPNVNMITCGGQATIPIVYAVSRVVSVPYAEIVASVASVSAGPGTRANIDEFTKTTSRGVETIGGAERGKAIIILNPADPPMIMRDTIFCAIPEDADRDAIAKSIHDVVAEVQTYVPGYRLLNEPQFDEPSLNSGGRAVVTTFVEVEGAGDYLPPYAGNLDIMTAAATKVGEEIAKETLSVAGGAR